Sequence from the Carassius gibelio isolate Cgi1373 ecotype wild population from Czech Republic chromosome A7, carGib1.2-hapl.c, whole genome shotgun sequence genome:
caccaccaccaccaccacaaggGTCATATACAGAGATGTTGCAAAATTGGCAGCCGATGGACGATGTCCCACGTGAGTGTATTCCTTCGCtttttatttgactttctttTGTAAGTATTTCATTTGTAAGACTTTTTCCTCAATTCACAAATTCTTTTATAGCGCTGCGGAGTTGTCAGACGTTCCGAATTGCCCCCCAGCAATCATCCGAACCAGGTTGGTCCTACAGTGATTTCCACTCAGTCATCTTACTTTTAAGTTTATCGTTTTTTAAATAAGACTGAGGATGACATTGTACAGTTTTGTAGTGtgtattataattgtaaaatattgtaaatgtctttaactTAGCCCTGCTGAGGGAGGTTTTAACAAAATTAGAGATGGTGCTGGACCAGCAAACCACCATCCTCAGATTGTTGCAGCTGCGGGAAGACCAGGGACAGCTTTTGGACATTGAGGAAGGTTTGCTGCCCCTGCAAGACCTTCCACGACTGCTCAGCCTTGAGCAAAGGATTCAGCAGAGCCCAGATTACAAGCAAAAACTGGTAagatgctttctttttttttttttttttttttacaattgtttgcACAATTACACGGTTActgatcttttgttttgttttaactggTACATAAATTAGGGCTGTAATGATACGCTCTCTGGAATCAATCTTGTCGTAATTCTTGGGTGCCAAATTGTTATGCAATTGACCATGTATATTACCATACCAGGTATGGGCAAACTTGCTCCTGGAGCGCCGAtatccctgcagagtttagctccaaccctagtaTATATCACATGCCTATAGCCTTCCagtaatcctgaagacactgataagtgtgttcagatgtgtttgataagggttggagctaaaccctCCAGGACCCAGGCTGTAAGGGTGGTTTCTCTACAGTGGTTCAGGCTGTAGGATAGCCAAAGGACTAAGAAGCGTTATCAGCACAATGGTATAAAACTGTGCATTTCTCGTCTATTACCACGCACTGCCACTTATACCAACATTGGAAATAAGTGCCGTTAGAATAGCTAAATATGTGGGAGAGCATTGAGGGAGTATATTGTATTGCAACTTCACTATTAACCTTGAATCACTAGTTagagaaaaagagggagagaaagcAGAGCCCCAAGAAGAGCTCCAGCAAAGAAAGGAGGCAGCAGAGGAAAGTGACAGAGCAACAGTTACAATCTTCTTTTATCCCTTCTTTGGCCATGTGTATAAAAACCAAATGTGAGACATTCAAAGTGACTATTCAGCAGATTACAGCTTCACCCACTGTGCAAAAGGTGACAATCAGAAGACCATCGATGTGTACACATGTTGACACAGGACTTGATCAATGTCAGCACCTCTGTGCCTTCAGGAATGGCACTTGTAGTAATAGAAAGGGGGTGGAAACAGCAAAACAAACATCTTTGTCCAATTTCAAATATCTTTGGATAATTTCCTGACCGTTTTTATAACAACCtttctttaattatatattttttgtactttaattaattgttgaaatatacatatttaaacaatggatatacaaaaatgttttattgagaatttttttctttttttaattctatttcagataaactgGTTGGGGCTCATTGGTGGGGCAGATGTGCGCGACTGCACCTGGCGCATATTAAAGAGGTTGATTGCCAACTCTCTGGCGAAGAACCTTAATTGGAGAGGAGTCAATGGAAAGACTTCAGTGGCCACTCTTCAACTCAGAGAGGTTGTGATTGGTAAGGAGACAGTATACCCGATTTCACAGACAAGTCTTAAGCCTAGTCCCggactaaaatgtaat
This genomic interval carries:
- the LOC128017589 gene encoding uncharacterized protein LOC128017589 isoform X2, which gives rise to MLQNWQPMDDVPPLRSCQTFRIAPQQSSEPALLREVLTKLEMVLDQQTTILRLLQLREDQGQLLDIEEGLLPLQDLPRLLSLEQRIQQSPDYKQKLINWLGLIGGADVRDCTWRILKRLIANSLAKNLNWRGVNGKTSVATLQLREVVIGAVRRNPITANAAEMEVEGTIRRWLQLAADREGGRKRRLLEKAAV